A stretch of the Vigna radiata var. radiata cultivar VC1973A chromosome 7, Vradiata_ver6, whole genome shotgun sequence genome encodes the following:
- the LOC106768718 gene encoding uncharacterized protein LOC106768718 encodes MGEKESEKVVWEPMRTSAATLIAPTAHHRTTPKLFIILVLFVSVTYVVYTLKLVATSHACGNVSFPTATFSKTVPAGNASATVTVPAIPSVLRRESRETNSDDRTDLRHVVFGIAASAKLWEQRKNYIKLWYRPREMRGVVWLDEKVKLREDRDALPPIRISGDTERFRYTNKQGHRSAIRISRIVAETLKLGMKDVRWFVMGDDDTVFVTENLISILRKYDHNQFYYIGSLSESHLQNIFFSYNMAYGGGGFAISYPLAKALYKMQDRCIQRYPGLYGSDDRMQACMAELGVPLTKEIGFHQYDVYGNLFGLLASHPVTPLVSLHHLDVVEPIFPNVTRLEALQRLTIPMKIDSPGLMQQSICYDKSKGWTISVSWGFAVQIFRGVFSPREMEMPSRTFLNWYRRADYTAYAFNTRPVSRNPCQKPFVFYFSNARYSSEMEQTVSEYERHLEPHPECRWKMDDPGALDKVKVYKKPDPNMWSRAPRRNCCRVRRSKEKEKMVIDVGMCRDGEVSET; translated from the exons ATGGGTGAGAAAGAGTCGGAGAAAGTAGTTTGGGAACCAATGAGAACCTCTGCTGCCACTCTCATTGCACCAACTGCACACCACCGAACCACACCAAAGCTTTTTATCATTCTCGTCCTCTTTGTTTCCGTCACCTACGTCGTCTACACGCTCAAGCTCGTCGCAACCTCACACGCATGCGGCAACGTTTCATTCCCCACCGCCACCTTCTCCAAAACCGTTCCCGCCGGCAATGCCTCCGCTACCGTCACCGTCCCAGCCATACCCTCCGTTCTCCGACGGGAGTCCCGCGAAACGAACTCCGACGACCGGACGGACCTCCGCCACGTGGTGTTCGGAATTGCTGCGTCGGCGAAGCTCTGGGAACAGAGGAAGAACTACATCAAGCTCTGGTATCGCCCACGGGAGATGCGCGGCGTGGTGTGGCTCGACGAGAAGGTTAAATTGAGGGAGGATAGGGATGCGCTGCCGCCGATTAGAATCTCCGGCGACACCGAGAGGTTCCGTTACACCAACAAGCAGGGGCACCGGTCCGCCATCAGGATCTCGCGGATCGTGGCGGAGACGCTGAAGCTGGGGATGAAGGATGTGCGGTGGTTCGTGATGGGCGACGACGACACCGTTTTCGTGACCGAAAACCTAATTAGCATTCTGAGGAAATACGACCACAATCAGTTCTACTACATTGGGAGTTTATCGGAGAGTCACTTGCAGAACATTTTCTTCTCTTACAACATGGCTTACGGTGGAGGAGGTTTTGCAATCAGTTATCCTCTCGCTAAGGCTCTGTACAAAATGCAGGATCGCTGCATTCAGCGTTACCCAGGTCTCTATGGTTCTGACGATAGAATGCAAGCGTGTATGGCCGAACTCGGTGTTCCACTCACAAAGGAAATCGGTTTTCACCAG TATGATGTGTATGGAAACCTGTTTGGCCTTCTGGCATCTCATCCCGTGACTCCATTGGTGTCACTGCACCACCTTGATGTGGTTGAGCCAATCTTCCCCAACGTGACCCGACTGGAAGCCCTTCAACGGCTCACTATACCAATGAAGATTGACTCGCCAGGGCTCATGCAGCAATCCATCTGCTACGACAAATCAAAAGGCTGGACTATTTCCGTTTCGTGGGGTTTCGCTGTTCAGATATTTCGTGGTGTATTTTCACCACGTGAGATGGAAATGCCTTCGAGAACATTCTTGAATTGGTATCGAAGAGCAGATTACACTGCATATGCATTCAACACCCGTCCAGTTAGCCGAAATCCATGCCAGAAGCCTTTTGTATTTTACTTTTCCAACGCAAGATATAGTTCTGAGATGGAACAAACAGTGAGTGAATATGAAAGGCACCTTGAACCTCACCCGGAATGCAGGTGGAAGATGGATGATCCGGGTGCTCTTGACAAAGTGAAGGTATACAAGAAGCCAGATCCGAATATGTGGAGTAGA GCTCCGAGGAGAAACTGTTGCAGAGTGAGGAGgtcaaaggaaaaagaaaagatggtGATAGATGTGGGTATGTGCAGAGATGGTGAGGTAAGCGAGACATAA
- the LOC106768392 gene encoding probable polygalacturonase, translating into MDALLLLCVLLVALPNVAVVESRKAPVLDYFEYSAMSCRAYSASLEEFGGVGDGTTLNTGAFQAAIDHLSQYASSGGSQLYVPPGRWLTGSFNLTSHFTLFLHKDAVILGSQDENDWPVIDPLPSYGRGRDTQGGRFSSLIFGTNLTDVIITGNNGTLDGQGDLWWQKFHKGELNYTRPYLIEIMYSDNVQISNLTLVNSPSWNVHPVYSSNVVVQGVTILAPVTSPNTDGINPDSCTNTRIEDCYIVSGDDCVAVKSGWDEYGIAYGMPTKQLVIRRLTCISPFSAVIALGSEMSGGIQDVRAEDIVAINSESGVRIKTAVGRGGYVKDIYVRRMTMKTMKWAFWMTGNYGSHADDKYDPNALPVIQNINYRDMVAENVTMAARLEGISGDPFTGICISNVTIQMAKKAKKVQWTCTDIDGISSDVTPAPCNLLPEQGEEKIGGCTFPEESLPIEDIQVQTCTYSRNL; encoded by the exons ATGGATGCTTTGTTGTTATTATGTGTTCTTCTGGTTGCTTTGCCAAACGTCGCTGTAGTGGAGAGCCGCAAAGCTCCAGTTTTGGACTACTTTGAGTATTCTGCTATGAGCTGCAGAGCTTATAGTGCCTCATTGGAAGAATTTGGGGGTGTTGGTGATGGAACAACTTTGAACACTGGAGCCTTTCAGGCAGCCATAGATCATCTGAGTCAGTATGCATCAAGTGGAGGGTCTCAACTTTATGTTCCCCCAGGAAGATGGTTAACTGGCAGCTTCAATCTCACCAGCCATTTCACTTTATTCCTACACAAGGATGCCGTGATTCTTGGCTCTCAG GATGAAAATGACTGGCCAGTGATTGATCCCTTGCCATCTTACGGTAGAGGGAGGGACACCCAAGGTGGAAGGTTTAGCAGCCTAATTTTTGGGACCAACCTCACTGATGTAATCATAACTG GGAACAATGGCACATTGGATGGACAAGGAGATCTTTGGTGGCAAAAATTCCACAAGGGGGAGCTCAATTATACCAGGCCTTACCTGATTGAAATCATGTACTCAGATAATGTTCAGATATCCAATCTCACTCTGGTGAACTCTCCATCGTGGAATGTTCATCCTGTATACAGCAG CAACGTTGTTGTTCAAGGGGTCACAATTCTTGCTCCTGTGACATCTCCAAATACAGATGGAATCAACCCTG ACTCTTGCACAAACACAAGAATTGAAGACTGTTATATTGTGTCCGGGGATGACTGTGTGGCTGTGAAGAGTGGTTGGGATGAGTATGGTATAGCTTATGGAATGCCAACAAAGCAGCTTGTAATCAGAAGACTAACTTGTATTTCTCCATTCAGTGCTGTGATTGCTTTAGGGAGTGAGATGTCTGGTGGGATCCAAGATGTGAGGGCTGAGGACATTGTAGCCATCAATTCAGAATCAGGGGTTAGAATCAAAACTGCTGTgggaagaggagggtatgttaaGGACATATATGTTAGAAGAATGACCATGAAAACCATGAAATGGGCATTTTGGATGACAGGAAATTACGGGTCACATGCTGATGACAAGTATGATCCTAATGCACTTCCTGTGATTCAGAACATAAACTATCGTGATATGGTTGCTGAGAATGTCACTATGGCTGCGAGGTTGGAGGGAATCTCTGGTGACCCTTTTACCGGAATCTGCATATCTAATGTAACCATTCAAATGGCAAAGAAGGCTAAAAAAGTTCAATGGACTTGCACTGATATTGATGGGATTTCAAGCGATGTCACTCCTGCACCATGTAATCTGTTGCCAGAACAAGGAGAAGAGAAGATTGGAGGATGTACCTTCCCAGAGGAAAGTTTGCCGATAGAAGATATCCAGGTTCAAACGTGCACTTACAGTAGGAATTTATGA